In Chaetodon auriga isolate fChaAug3 chromosome 9, fChaAug3.hap1, whole genome shotgun sequence, the genomic window TTGACGACCATGATTGATTTCGAAACGGCGTCATCGTTTGAACTGCGAGTAACAGCAAAAGATGGTTTAGGTTTAACCTCTTATGCCAAAGTCATCATAGATGTGACTGATATAAATGACAACGCCCCGATTATATATCTGAAATCAGTGACCAATCCCATACCTGAGAACGTGTCACCTGGTACAGAGGTGGGCATCATTAACGTGCAGGACAGAGACTCTGAGAACAACAGACAGGTGCGCTGCTCCATTCAGCAAAATGTGCCTTTTAAGTTGGTTCCTTCTATTAAAAACTATTATTCTCTGGTGAGCATAGGACAACTGGACCGTGAACTAGTGTCTGATTACAACATTACAATCACCGCCACTGACGAgggctctccacctctgtcctcctctaaaAGTGTTCAGTTATCTGTAGCAGACATCAACGACAACCcacctgtgtttgaggagcagtCGTACAGCGCatatgtgagtgaaaataacaaacctgGCTCCACTTTATGTTCCGTTACTGCTCGAGACCCCGACTGGAGACAGAACGGCACAGTGATTTATTCTCTGTTAGCTGGTGAGGTGAACGGTGCCCCGGTGTCCTCCTATGTGTCTGTGAACGGAGACACGGGGGTGATCCACGCTGTGAGGTCGTTTGATTATGAACAGTTGAGGAGTTTTAAAGTGCACGTGATGGCCAGAGACAAcggttctcctcctctgagcagcaacgtgaccgtcagtgtgttcatatcggatgtgaatgacaactgtCCTCAGATCCTGTACCCCGCCCCGGAGGGCAACTCGTTCATGACCGAGCTGGTCCCCAAAGCTGCACACGGAGGCTCTCTGGTGTCCAAAGTGATCGCGGTGGACGCGGACTCCGGTCAGAACGCCTGGCTGTCCTATCATATAGTGAAATCCACTGATCCTGGACTTTTCACTATCGGTGTCCACAGCGGAGAGATCCGGACACAGCGGGACATTTCTGAAtctgacagcatgaaacagaacctgattgtgtcagtgaaagataacggacagccctctctgtctgccacgTGCTCCATGTATTTACTTATTTCTGATAACTTGGCTGAGGTGCCAGAACTGAAGGATATTTCTTATGATGAGAAGAATTCCAAACTGACCTCTTATCTGATCATCGCTCTGGTGTCAGTGTCCACGTTTTTTCTGacgttcatcatcatcatcctgggtGTGAGGTTTTGTCGCAGGAGAAAGCCCAGACTGTTGTTTGATGGAGCAGTCGCCATCCCGAGCGCGTATCTCCCTCCAAATTACGCAGATGTTGACGGCACAGGAACTTTACGCAGCACTTACAATTATGACGCCTACCTGACAACAGGATCTCGAACCAGTGACTTTAAGTTTGTTTCATcttacaatgacaacacactgcCTGCTGACCAGACTCTGAGGAAAGATCCGACTGACTTTGCTGAAGCGTTTGGAGATTGTGATTCTTCTCCAGAGGTAGGATTACCAAAATTATTGAGCCCTTACGCTTACAACTTAAATTTGTATTGtccattcatgtttttttaagggAATTCTGAGAAAATATAACATGCACAATGGTTGAAGTTACTCTGTTTACAATCCTTTCACTTTAAAAGTTACTTCATGCAGTGTCATTAGTTTTATACAGATATAATAAGGAGATATTCTACTTATGTGGACATGGGACAAGAGGCTTTtgatctttcttcttcttctccttttttctttcgtTCTAAAGCAGTCTGTCTATTAATGCCACATCGgagagtctgtctgtgtcttttgggtaaagctgcagtttgctctgtgtgtctctgtccttgGTGCTGAACCCAATTGTTGCCCTTGTTATGTGTTGTAATGAGCAGTTtacctctgtctctttttttgtttgtttatttattccgCTTTGCAAGCGTTTTAGAGTACATCTTAAATTTTAACTTGTCTTGTTTCAAAATATCTCGATCCCATATTCTCATCAGTGTTCTGCCTCTATATTACCTTCATACTTTGCAAATAGCTGAAAAACGAGCGACAAAAAGTAACTACAATGGAATGATTGGAAATATTGTGCAGAGTGAATAACATTTCACTTTTGTAAATGCATCTcgttcattcatttcctcttttgttgTTTAGTTTTATTCTATTCAGGAAGTATTGCTATTCCCATTTTGTTTTAATCCCAAAGTATtttagagaaaaacaaatgccaCCATCTTAACAGGGCATGCTGTAGCTGTACTGTTTATGTATTTTCCTGATTTATTTATCTTGAGTGAGATTTTCTGATGTAACTGAACAGGTCGTTCGATGAAGCTGGAAGCAAGCTGTTGCATTGGTAGAGAGAGACTGATCTCTGAGCGACAACTGAGTCTTCCCgaacaacaccaacaaacagGATCCATAGAAAAGATTGTTCAAAATATAGATAATGTTGTCTTCCTACTATAGCTATAAAATGCTGTAGGTACATTCATTTAGGAGGAGACAATCGTGTTTCACAAAGTTTTATAACAC contains:
- the LOC143325917 gene encoding protocadherin gamma-A11-like isoform X34; its protein translation is MMATTGLALQSCVVALLLFSLRFANGDVSYSFPEEMKRGSVIGNIAKDLGLETSRLSARKARIDTDGSDKRYCEINVRNGDLIVADRIDREGLCGDKASCVLKQELMLENPLELHRISLHVQDVNDNSPQFNKELIHIDIRESAAKGARFPIEEAHDADIGKYSVQTYNLQKNENFILGVGTNSVELVLNKELDRENLKEVSLLLTALDGGSPQRSGTVVIHITVLDANDNVPVFSQAVYKASVPENSPLGTLVLTVSATDADEGLNGDVTYDFGHISEDIKSMFAIDHKTGDIKLTTMIDFETASSFELRVTAKDGLGLTSYAKVIIDVTDINDNAPIIYLKSVTNPIPENVSPGTEVGIINVQDRDSENNRQVRCSIQQNVPFKLVPSIKNYYSLVSIGQLDRELVSDYNITITATDEGSPPLSSSKSVQLSVADINDNPPVFEEQSYSAYVSENNKPGSTLCSVTARDPDWRQNGTVIYSLLAGEVNGAPVSSYVSVNGDTGVIHAVRSFDYEQLRSFKVHVMARDNGSPPLSSNVTVSVFISDVNDNCPQILYPAPEGNSFMTELVPKAAHGGSLVSKVIAVDADSGQNAWLSYHIVKSTDPGLFTIGVHSGEIRTQRDISESDSMKQNLIVSVKDNGQPSLSATCSMYLLISDNLAEVPELKDISYDEKNSKLTSYLIIALVSVSTFFLTFIIIILGVRFCRRRKPRLLFDGAVAIPSAYLPPNYADVDGTGTLRSTYNYDAYLTTGSRTSDFKFVSSYNDNTLPADQTLRKDPTDFAEAFGDCDSSPEQKPPNNDWRFTQGQRPGPSGPHMPYGTHIRWTPKSGTRATGGPEVAMGTGPWPQPPTEAEQLQALMAAANEVSEATATLGPGTMGLSTRYSPQFTLQHVPDYRQNVYIPGSTATLTSNPQQQQATAQQATQQALPPPQASAQPEPPKAAQTPASKKKSTKKEKK